In one Stenotrophomonas maltophilia genomic region, the following are encoded:
- a CDS encoding tautomerase family protein, producing MPLARIDLRKGQSADYLQRVGEAIYQAMRAVGVPENDRFQIFQEHDAATLVYDPSYLGVQRSDDFICIQITWNEGRTLEQKKALYAGIADGLHSAVGIRREDVFINLVEVKKENWSFGHGVAQYAT from the coding sequence ATGCCGCTCGCCCGCATCGATCTCCGCAAAGGCCAATCCGCCGACTACCTGCAGCGCGTCGGCGAGGCCATCTACCAGGCCATGCGCGCTGTCGGCGTGCCCGAGAACGACCGCTTCCAGATTTTCCAGGAGCACGACGCCGCCACCCTGGTCTACGACCCCAGTTACCTGGGTGTGCAGCGCTCCGACGATTTCATCTGCATCCAGATCACCTGGAACGAGGGCCGCACCCTGGAGCAGAAGAAGGCGCTGTACGCGGGCATTGCTGACGGCCTGCATTCGGCAGTGGGCATCCGCCGCGAGGACGTGTTCATCAATCTGGTGGAAGTGAAGAAGGAGAACTGGTCGTTCGGGCATGGCGTTGCCCAGTACGCGACGTGA
- a CDS encoding Tox-REase-5 domain-containing protein — protein sequence MTGPISKRDGFWRAQCTVVETKGHYKQFFEDDGELRFWAQLDRTRPTILESWLRQFHRQRAHVLALGRPAKLEWHFLEIECFDIAVRLFKDDSFCCRHSP from the coding sequence GTGACAGGTCCGATATCTAAACGTGATGGATTCTGGCGCGCTCAGTGCACTGTGGTAGAGACCAAGGGCCACTACAAGCAGTTCTTTGAAGATGATGGCGAGTTGCGCTTCTGGGCCCAGCTTGATCGAACTCGACCCACCATCCTGGAGAGCTGGCTCAGACAGTTTCATAGACAGCGCGCACATGTTCTCGCGCTTGGCCGACCTGCAAAGCTGGAATGGCACTTCCTTGAGATCGAGTGCTTCGACATCGCGGTCAGGCTGTTCAAAGATGATTCCTTCTGCTGCAGGCACTCACCATGA
- a CDS encoding DUF2946 family protein, with amino-acid sequence MLLVLLAPLVSRWVAHGRVAAAAPVAAMDHSLHAQHTMEGHHDHHAMATPHGEAAKNPPADPHADHEMGVDCDYCLIAARLITLLVAAFLLLVPLAPVCRARLGAVLAVPARLAGTLGARGPPAALAG; translated from the coding sequence CTGCTGCTGGTGCTGCTTGCCCCGCTGGTGAGCCGCTGGGTGGCGCATGGCCGCGTGGCAGCGGCGGCGCCGGTGGCGGCGATGGATCATTCGCTGCATGCGCAGCACACGATGGAAGGCCATCACGACCATCATGCGATGGCGACGCCGCACGGTGAGGCCGCGAAGAATCCGCCCGCCGATCCACACGCCGACCATGAAATGGGCGTGGATTGCGATTACTGCCTGATCGCGGCGCGGTTGATCACCCTGCTGGTGGCGGCGTTCCTGCTGCTGGTGCCCTTGGCGCCGGTCTGCCGGGCGCGGCTGGGCGCTGTGCTGGCAGTGCCCGCGCGCCTGGCGGGAACCCTCGGGGCGCGGGGACCACCGGCGGCATTGGCGGGCTGA
- a CDS encoding immunity 52 family protein: MPEMYNAFIDTTVPVEVLSAEAAYRQLLQLTEELGEIHHLFQNWALRDSSGRPVPLSDKTRFIDAVAENAAYYHRKYPTAANSGGAGASITPALSQKAHDQPGCPTLDYRPWFGRVTLSINAPVQAFGPDGTSGIIRSCVRSIATRLDAVFVATDVTSPLPDGEGYETYAHFHQLFPHRRWLGWMGFVPHLVPKKFIPEAASMEVVKGKGTMIVALDEPFDLRNPEHLRRVHQVELRMANAGLLDITDPTLLE; encoded by the coding sequence ATGCCCGAGATGTACAACGCATTCATAGATACAACTGTGCCGGTGGAGGTGCTGAGTGCTGAGGCGGCCTATCGACAACTGTTGCAACTTACCGAAGAGCTTGGCGAGATACATCACCTTTTCCAGAACTGGGCGCTTCGTGATTCCTCTGGCAGACCGGTACCTCTAAGCGACAAGACAAGGTTCATCGATGCAGTCGCCGAGAACGCCGCCTACTACCATAGAAAGTACCCAACTGCGGCCAATTCAGGCGGTGCCGGCGCTTCCATTACTCCCGCCTTGAGCCAGAAAGCTCATGATCAACCTGGCTGTCCTACGCTGGATTACAGGCCGTGGTTCGGCAGGGTTACCCTGAGCATCAACGCCCCCGTCCAGGCGTTTGGTCCGGATGGCACATCCGGAATCATTCGATCCTGCGTCCGAAGCATTGCAACCCGTTTGGACGCCGTGTTCGTTGCGACAGACGTTACGTCCCCACTCCCGGACGGAGAGGGATATGAAACCTACGCACACTTCCATCAACTGTTTCCCCATCGACGCTGGCTGGGCTGGATGGGATTTGTACCCCACCTCGTGCCGAAGAAATTCATTCCTGAAGCGGCGTCCATGGAGGTCGTGAAAGGCAAGGGAACGATGATCGTAGCGCTGGACGAACCCTTCGATCTGCGCAACCCGGAACATCTGAGGCGCGTGCATCAGGTTGAGCTGCGGATGGCGAATGCCGGGCTGCTGGATATCACCGACCCGACGCTGCTCGAGTGA
- a CDS encoding immunity 52 family protein, translating into MTPMFRTVVDAWIATETLDAQTVYGRLQPLVRLLQDVHPAFHRWIEHSRSNGAIPYSDEERFVQMLASHAEQDGQEFPDDPDAGGAGANLTTAMTAREWKTPGRASIEYYPWAGRLTMTIFRPIEAFSAEGATSVVRQCVAALSTAMLADHVATDVVCPLPTGKGYDTYYANHRLFPHRRWLGWMGFVPHLVPKKFIPEAASMEVVKGKGTMIVALDEPFDLRNPEHLRRVHQVELRMANAGLLDITDPTLLE; encoded by the coding sequence ATGACGCCCATGTTCAGAACTGTCGTAGACGCGTGGATCGCCACTGAAACGCTTGACGCGCAAACTGTCTATGGCCGGCTCCAACCGCTCGTTCGATTGCTCCAGGACGTGCATCCTGCGTTCCACCGCTGGATTGAGCATTCACGCTCGAATGGGGCAATTCCATATTCTGATGAAGAGCGCTTCGTCCAGATGCTGGCGTCCCATGCCGAGCAGGACGGACAGGAATTCCCTGATGATCCGGATGCCGGTGGCGCGGGCGCCAACCTCACCACTGCCATGACCGCCAGGGAGTGGAAAACCCCTGGAAGGGCTTCCATCGAGTATTACCCATGGGCAGGACGACTGACGATGACGATCTTCAGGCCCATCGAAGCATTCTCTGCGGAAGGCGCCACTTCGGTGGTACGCCAGTGCGTTGCGGCGCTATCAACCGCCATGCTTGCTGATCATGTAGCTACAGACGTTGTATGTCCCCTTCCAACCGGCAAGGGCTATGACACCTACTATGCCAATCATCGCCTCTTCCCCCATCGACGCTGGCTGGGCTGGATGGGATTTGTACCCCACCTCGTGCCGAAGAAATTCATTCCTGAAGCGGCGTCCATGGAGGTCGTGAAAGGCAAAGGAACGATGATCGTAGCGCTGGACGAACCCTTCGATCTGCGCAACCCGGAACATCTGAGGCGCGTGCATCAGGTTGAACTGCGGATGGCGAATGCCGGGCTGCTGGACATCACCGATCCGACGCTGCTCGAGTGA